CTTCATTGACACATTTGCTCCAGTATCAAAGCTTGATACAATAAAGCTCTTGCTTGCTTTAACAGCACAAAATAATTGgtatatttttcaattggatTTCAAGTCTGTATTTTTAAATGGTGTTCTAAACGAAGAAATATATGTTGAACAACCCAATGGCTTTGAAAAGGAGATTACATCAAACAAAGTATATTTGCTAAAGAAGGCTTTGTATGGACTTAAACAGGCTCCTAGAGCCTGGTACAGCAGATTGGATAGTTATCTATTGAGTTTAGGCTTTGAAAGAAGCATGAATGAAGTAACTTTGTATGTGAAGAATGTTGATAAACATACTTTAATTGTGTCAATGTATGTAGATGATTTATTGATTGCAGGAGATAAGGAGCAGCTAGTAGAGGAGTTTAAAATATGAAGGATCAGTTTGAGATTAATGAACTTGGTTTGTTGTCATACTTCTTAGGCATGGAAGTGACTTAGTCTGAGCTTTCTATGTCAAAGAAGGTTTACTATAAAGCTACTAAAGTACACCTATAGTACTAGGACAAAAGCTAATAAAGGAGGATGGGGCACCCAAAACTAATGGTAAAGCCTATAAAAGTTTAGTTGACAGCTTGTTGTATTTAATTGCTACATGTCCGAACACTATGTTTGCTATCAATTACCTTTCTAGGTTCATGCAAGGTCCAAGTCAAATCCATTTTGTTGCAGCCAAGGGAGTTTTGAGATATCTGAAAGGGACCTTAGAGTTTGGCATGCATTTTGTGAAATGTAGTTATGTTAAACTTGTTGGTTTTTCTGACAATGATTGGGCTAGAAGTGATGAAGAAATGATGAGCACCTCAGGCTATTGCTTTACTATAAGAAAAAGCATTTTCTGTTAGAACTCAAAGAAGCAATCAGTGTTTGCACATTCCACTGTAAAGGCAGAATATATAACAACACATGTGGCAGCAAAGCAATTGATATGGCTAAGGAAAATGCTAAATGATCTGAACTTTAATCAACAAAATCCCACATAATTGTTCTGTGATAACACATCAACAAtagctattttaaaaaattttatttttcatgacacgaCCAAACATATAAAGATCAAGTTCCATGCTATTAGACATTTCTAGCAAGAAGGGGAATTATAGTTGATCTACTGCACTACAAAAGAACAATTAGCAAACTTGTTTACCAAGCCTTTAGctaaagacaattttgaagCTCTAAGGGAGAGGATAGGAATGTGCAACTTTGAAACCAAGGAGGAGTGTTGAAGTGATGGCACCAAAGCTTAAGTTTATTCTAcaatgtttcttttattatttatcaacaAATGTCGTTTGAATCCTTAGATTTAAACTTATCTAGGATAAGTCTAGTTAGTTATATACATCTCCTTAGATAAAGGAGatgatggttgtttttttattcttatcttatgtagtgtttgattttttctataaataaaactagaggGATGATAGTAACCTTAGACCGTTTTGTTTTTACtccttgttctttatttttccacCTCAGTTCTTTTGTTCCCTGTTCTCTATTCCCTgttctttaaattaaatctcTATTATATCATTTACTAACAAAAGGTTCCATGTGTCTCTTATCATGTGATTAAATTTTGTCTCATCTTTATATATCTTCTTAAAGAgctattttttctgtttatttttatagatataacgttgaaaaattgaaaaacacttgaCAAAAATGCTGAGGAAATCAAGCTTAGTGAATCCTCGAGTTGTCAATCAAATAGATAATAATTAGAAGTCTGCCAATGAAGATTTTACATGTCTTGTTTGAATAACAAGAGAAAACCAAGCTTAAGATTGAGGCAAGCAATTAACTTGTCTTAAGTGTCAAAACTCATTTTTTGGTTCTTTCaaattacatttttcttttcttaaaaaaaaaaacccgaaacagtgccgttttgaacggcactgttCTCCTTCTCCCCTGCGAATGCAGAGATAGGGTAGAAgaagatttttgaaaatttttcccACTATTCTTCCCCTCTCTCTTTCCCCTCCCACTTGCACAAAACCCATACCTATAAGCCCATGCCGCCATGATGAAGAAAACAGGAAACCATGCCCTGCCAGCAGCTCCCATCACCCACCTTACCCTGCGCCATGACAGGGGTAAGGTGACCCTCTCCTCCTCTGCTTATAAATACCAGAGGAGGAACCATCAAGTAGGGGGGCAAAATTTTGGAGAAGGAGAAGCAAACGACAGATTCAAGGGGGGAAAGCtcgaaaaaaacagaagaaaaaagggCGTAAAACAGGAGAGCTGGAAGgattttttgaaagagaaagtGAGGgagaccgagagagagagaccgaCAGTTTTGGAGAGAAAAAGAGGTGAAACCGAAAGAAAAAGACAGGGGAGTGAAAGAGcaggaaggaaaaagaaagaaaaagaaaaagagaggagagaaagggaAGACAACAGAGAAGAAGGAGGAGCAGCACAGCAGCTGCCATCTTCCTTCCCCTGCTGCAAAACGggtgaaaaagaaggaaaaccgCAGCACTGGTGGTCACAACCACTGTGCCGCGACTCCCCCATTTCTGTTCCTCCCCATCGCCACCGCAGCAACTCCACCTTGAGCCctcgtcaaaaaagaaaaaaaaaggacgaAGAGACAGAGGAGTAGGAGACAGAAacgggaagaagaagaaacacagAACAAAGAAAGGGCAGAACCGCCGTCTAGCATTGCCATCCACTGCGAGCACACCGCCTGACCGCCGCCGTTAGCCTCCGCCATCACCACTAACAACACTGCCTCACCATTCCAGGTAACCTTCCTTCCCCTTTGTTGGTTCGTTTTCGTTTGCATgcaaaatgaaatataattaggTGGTTACTGTGTAGAGCACAATAACCACCTAATTATAATTCACTGGTTACTGTGCTCAGCACAGTAACCAGCAATCCACCCTTTTGTTCATTttgggctggaacatcagcccagcccacgcgactgggctgagtccagccttgTAGCTGGGCCGATATAGGCCCAGCTCACATAATCtggccgggtccgacccagttccattttaaaaaaaatattttcaaaaattgcgATTTTTCCGCGTATTTTTGTACgccattttgattaatatcggtctgtatttttatatcgtaaAAATACacatccagtattaaaatacccagttttcgttaaaacattaaaaaaaaatgtttttgttttcatgcatacgaccaaatctctcaaagctaaaaaactcatattctattttcatacaacaaagaaaacttcaaaaaaaaaaagttttaacatgcattttggctgtaataaccagtttattaaagtcacgagaacttggccaatatttcaaaaaaatccaaaaaaattatttttttttctattaatatccgggattatgaatttatacgtaaaacgtactcccgatattaaaaatgtagtttttttatttgacgctagaacggttaggttttaccccattaagataagaacctccttattgaggagagcttttcttgaatcttagacagacaggaccaacaattagaaaacgcgaccaaaccttagattttgatcagacaaataaaacaatgtagcttactttaggtagggcgtatttgtggtgctaataccttccctttacgcaaccagtctctgtacatgatctctgagaccagttagggttcctagtgaccagaatactaggtgacgactcgcattctattttttccactgataaaaagacaagaattcattgtctccccatatttgccagatagatataCACATATTGAGTGTggaggacgatcgccgcgacacCGCACATATGCGACTTTAAAAATGGTCCTCGATTCTAGAAAACAGTCAGCCCAATTTCAACATTGGATCTCTAAACAGGCCACTACAGGCCCGGAACAAGACAAAACCAAGCTTAAAGTTGTAGGTTGGATCGGTGTAAGAGTAAGGCATTGTTTGTAAGCTCAGCCAACcgcaatattttttaatttaaaatatattaaattaatatatatttttgtattaaatacatcaaaatcattaaaaaaataataatttgaaaagtgtatttaactgaaaaaattaacaCGTCCTAAGAGTGTAAGTCAAAAGCCTTTTTAATTATCTATGACAGAACTGGTGCATGGATAACAAACTCAAGAACTAAATCTGAGGCTAAAGATAGAAGCCCGTCATCTCGATAGATGAAGACTGAACCCAACGTTTACCCTAATTGTTTGATTCACCCTGCATATTTCTCAAAGAGGTCTTAAATCATGTAGAACTAGCTTGCAACTTTAATGCTTTATTTGTTAGCAAATCTCATTAATTCTAGTTTAGAGAAAAGTATACACACGAATTCTTTATTTGTTAGGTATAGGGAAATCAAACGGGCCTGGTTTTGTCTCAGTCTAAATTGTAGGAGCATTCCATAaatagagagttttttttttttttaaaaaaaaaaaaacagtaagaGACATTGTATCTCGTTTCTGTGTATTTTAGAGAGTaatctttctaaaatattaaatttaaggttaaggaatattttttaatcatcatcACCAAAGCTACTCCTGCTCCTTGAGTTTGAATAGAGTGAAATGAACTTAAGAGGATAAGGTGTTACTTTCACAAAAAGTTCAACACATGCTTAGTGATCGGATCAAAGCAATTATAATTAGGAGGAAATATCCAAATGGAAAGTTACAAAaagataagaataaataaaagataccAAATGATATctgattaaaataattaacaaatggATTAATTTGTCAGCCACCCTTTTTGGATTCATAACCAGTCACTATGATTGCGATTATATTTATTACTTAATTCCCCAGATAAACTCGGTCGTCTCCTAATCAAGCATACTTATATCTTTGACCCTCACGCCTAGAACAACGTCCATGAATTGAACTCAAtaccagaaagaaaaaaaaactgatgggAAATACTTGTAATTCATGTGAATCCACCTCAGTGGTCACAGCAAAGCTGATCTTTGAAGATGGCAAACTCGAAGAATTTTCATACTCAATCAGGGTTTCGCAGATAGTACGAAGAAACCCTAAGTGTTTTGTATGCAAAGCAGACGACATGGAATTTGATGAATATGTTCCAGCGATCAATGAAAACGAACATCTTCAGTTAGGCCGTCTTTACTTCGCGTTGCCATCAAGTTGGTTAAACAATCCTCTTAGCACTGAACAGATGGCTGCCTTGGCAGTGAAGGCAAATTCAGCCCTGAAGATGAGTACCAGGGGCGGATTTTGTTGGTGTTGGATAAAGAAAGTGGATCCCGCGATTGAGTGGAGTAGCAAGAGCCCTAGTGATGAGACTAGTCCGATGGTGGCGGCAGGCACCCACAGTGATGGCGGAGGATTTGTTGCGGAGAGAAGAGGGAAGAGTGGTGGCAGAGAAAGGAAATCAACGACTAGATTGACTCCAAGATTGAGTGCTATCTTGGAGGAGTAAGTGAGGGGTGCATTTTACTCATTGGTAAATATGCATGTTAAGTTTCTTGAATTAACGTAATTATTTTCTCTCCTCTTAATTTAAAGTCGGAGCAACAAGATCTGATAATGattttaatcatgttatatATCCCTTTTAAGTATTAAATTAGGAGTTAATATATAGTTTACGATTTTTAAAGATCATTTAACATTGATCAGTTTATGGGATTTAGAGTTTGATGATCACCGATGCTCCAACCGATTGTAAAACTAGCAGCTAATCTTTTGGTGCCCAtagtttagaagaaaaaaaaactagggctGTGTATTTAGCCGAGGAAAATGGTGATTGTCAGTATAATGCAGCATCATCAATCTAAAGTATCAAATAAAGGTTTAGTTCTACTTAAGTTCATGTGTAGGATCAAAATGCTTATATACTGATTTTTGTCTATGATAAATTATCCATGTTATATATTGTCCATACATGTCGATTTTAGCATATAGTTAAAATGAAATGCCTATAGTTAAAACGTAAGCATTAATATTAAACCCGATATCTAGTAGGTTAATTTAGATCCTGACCAACTTAATCCggatatcattaaaaaatcaatttaattatcttaataGATTAATATATAACTTGATCAAtctagttaaaatttaattattttttatttttttatttttaaaataccttAATTAACCTGGATTAATTCCTTGCttccattgatttttaaagaagGCCAAAAGGACTGCATTATGTTTCAAGAATAAAGAAGACGTTAAACAGCCCTAGATAGCTACGTAAAAGTGAAGTAGGTTATGAATTTGTCATTGAATTACAAGGGACGATCAAGTAATGTaagaatttgtttatttttatattttaaaagtattttaaaataaatttagtttgttttacttcaaattaatttatttttggtgttttcagtttattttgatatgctgatattaaaaataatttttaaaaaataaaaaaaatattattttaatgcattttcgagttaaaaacactttgaaaaacaatcactaccCGACTCTCAAAAATACCCTCACAAGGCAATGAATTGATCTGTggctaatttaatattgaatgattaaGAAGCATTCATGAATGCTAGCAGTCGCTTATACTTTGTTGGgtacatataatatatatatttgctctGATCTCATTTGGAAGtctatgaattaattaatgttaatggGATTAAAACAGGCATGGGGGCCTCTCCTCTGTCCCTATCGAAACAAGTTTCCATTACCACACAGTTAGCAACAAGAAAAAACTAGGCAAATGGTGGGTGGAAAATTTAAGGATAGCTTAGAGTACGTAGGAGAAATTAAGGATATTGTTCAATAAATAGTTCCATTTCAATGTTATGATCCATTAATTTGAGGCAGCCGAACTAAATTTTGTCTGCAGGGCATATGCCATTGTTTTTTCCGCCGGAATTAAATTGATCGGAGACAAACATAgtcgtaaaaaaaaatccaagaaaacaaaGTACGTGCTTCGCCCTTTcactaatttctaattaataacTAATGTTTAAGATCACTAAACTCATATATGCActtagtatatataaaaaacaaattactattgaaatatatatacattgcCCTAATGGAAATTGGTTATTACTTATTAATTTAGAAGTTTAATATTgtatgattattttatattttattatttagaatattaGAACTTATCgcttattctattttatttgattggtatattaattaaataagcaTCAAGacacataattaattagttatttttatctttaaattattattgaaatcaaAACTTTGATTGGCTCActgtaatattatttataatttcttatttttttatatatcgataaaaaaatctatttatatttacCGATAAATATATGGATGAAAAATTCTATCAGTAAAATTTACcgtaatatattaatataaaaattccattaatatttttatttgaaatttttaaatttagtgaAAAAATTATCTGGATGGATAAGGGCAAACTTGAAGGATCTTTTAATCTGCCAACTTCGATGCCTTTTCTCTCTAGTAGAGTGGCTATTTCAACTAGATAGAATGAGCTGCTTGTATCCATAATCATACTGCACACCATTTGATCAATTATTCGAATAGTTTTGATCCATATAAATTCGGTCCATGGAATAAATTTCTTGTTGCAACCACTTTAATTGTGGACGTAAGCCTTTCCCGATCAGAAACACACTTACAGTTTATTTTCCCAGGAGTGCTTTCTTAATTAGATGTTTAGACAACGCATGTGGTTTCCTTGGGAGAGGactcaattattatttattataacatatattaaatCTATTCAATGTTTCAAAACACTGAGCATTGTATAGTACATTTTACAATGAAATGATgggctgttttttttattaaaaaaattcgttttttatatctttatggttttttttttgtgtttttttctttaataaattttttaattttgtttgttaatattaaattttttttatttagttatcagactttcatgacaggGATCctaggttaacctggtttgacgagttaacccggaattttattttttactttttttctttttaattaatttttttcgtttagtttagtttagtttattaatgttaaatttctttctaacatatactaaaactgttcaatgtttcactgtgcactgcacagtgcagtccacagtaaaacactgagctatcttcttcttcttttttgtttttaatttttttttcattttttatgcctttatgggttttttttttttttttgcttttttctttgtgttttattctttaatgattttttttgtttaatttttttgttaatgttaaattttttttttagttatcagactttcatgacacgaatcccgggtttgacgggttaacctggtttgaggagttaacctgaaatttttttttctttttaattttttttttcatttagtttagtttgttaatgttaaatttctttctatttaattatcagactttcaggACACGTATCCCGGCCTTGACatgttaacctggtttgacgggttacccagttaattctaggttaacccatcaatttttttttctatttagttatcaaactttcatgacgcgaatcacaggtttgacgagttaacctggtttgaagggttaacctagttaattcagattttttttctttttcttcattagtttatttcttcccgttggttttttttctttttaattaatttatttaattatcacacttttatgacacaaccTTGCAGCCAAATCtacatccaaggctcttgggtccgATGTTGCAGttagactcacttaaacttgagtcatgtaagtttaatattattattagtattataaatattactcttgggtcaagcgttaCAGCTAGACCAAAGACTATTGGGTATATCTTTgtagaaagacctaacacttttaaatcttagccttttttgatattttttatgcaataaaaaaaattaacccgtggcttatgcctttgtttttttttctttttctttttaagcctttAACTGTGGACtacacagtgcagtccacagtgaaaaagttgatgcctttagtttcttttcttgtcttttttgtaattaattttttttaatttagtttcttaatattaaattttttctgtttaattatcagactttcatgacacggatcccaagTTTGATGTATTAACCTAGTTTGACTGGTTAACCcaattgattcagattttttttctttttcttccttagtttttttcttcatgtatgtttttttttctctttgctttttcctttttaattaatctttttatttttaatttagttcattaatattaaatcttttttctatttagttatctcactttcatgacacgaatcccaagtttggcgggttaacctagttgattcagattttttttctttttcctcattagttttgttctttcgatttcatcttttaatattatatgcagtccacagtgaaaaggctaatgcctttagtttttttctttttttgcttttttttatgcctttcactatggactgcacattgcagtccacagtgaaaaggctgatgccttttgtttttctttttaattaattttttttatttagtttgttgatattaaattttttttctatttagttatcagactttcatgacacggatctcagatttgacgggttaacctagttaatttagattttttttctttttcttcattagtttttttcttcttataagttttttcttttattttttctttttatttaatattttttttatttaatttacttcatcaatattaattttttttctttttagttattgacttatgcctttaattttttttttcttttcttttttttgcccttttatGCCTTTGACCGTGGACTGCACActgcagtccacggtgaaaaggttgatgttttttttttgttttttttcctttttaattaattttttaatttaatttagtttgttaatgtttaatttttttctatttagttatcaaactttcatgacacggatcccggatTTGACGGGGtaacttggtttgacgggttagccctgttaattatgggttaacccgtcaatttgttttttatttagttatcaaactttcacgacatgAATCTaaggtttgaagggttaacctggtttgaagggttaacccagttaattcatatgtctttttctttttcttcattagtttttttcttcctattagttttttttctttgtaatctatttaattatcacacttttatgacacgaccttgtagccagacccacatccaagactattgggtctggtattgtagttagactcacttaaacttgggttatgtaagtttaatattattattaatattataaatattactcttgagtTAGGCGTTGCAGTTAAatccaagactcttgggtataactttgtaaaaaaatttaatacttttaaatcttaatttttttaatattttttatataaaaaaattgaaccgcAAAATCTCCCGCGGGTAATATAACTATCATGTAATAGTTTTATCTAAACATGCTATAACCATTGTACTGTACGACTAGCGGCTTCTGGATCGGCACGGCACGGGACAGTTTCCTTTGAAGTGTAGAAACGTGATATAGACAAGGTACAAGATCGAAGTGATCGGCACAGCATGCTAGGAAATTACGGGACAGTTTCCTCTGAAACAGCCAAGGTACTGTGGGGCTAGCTGCTTCTGCCGGTACAAGATCGAAGGGATCGGCAGAGCATGCTAGGAAATTACGGGACAGTTTCCTTTGAAGTTCAGATACCCAAAAGCAGGAATTTATGTCAAATTAATGAGGAGATGGGGTTGAAAAACAATTGAGGATTCCATGCTTCGTGCATATGCATTAATTATATGGGGACAACGAATGAAATTTCCTCGTATCAACAGGCAGACTAGGATAGGCATTACCGTGAAGATGCAAGGAAGATATGATGAAGTGAAGACAAAAGAGTTTGCTTAGCTTCATCATGGTTATAATAATCCAAATTAAGTGGGATACACCAGACTTGTTTTAGGTCACTTCAAACTAAGTGCATCATGCCAAACTAGATTGAGACAGCACTAGCACATGTTAACGCGTTTTAGAGcgtatttggtattgtggttactgttgtggttgtggttttaaaaaagttgttttataaaaagtacttttagttgaggttggtttgaaaaaaataggtatttggttaaaactgttgttgaaattgaggttgaacaaaaagtagtttaatgtgtttggttaaaaaaatgattttcaaattgaggttatattcaaattgaggt
The DNA window shown above is from Populus trichocarpa isolate Nisqually-1 chromosome 4, P.trichocarpa_v4.1, whole genome shotgun sequence and carries:
- the LOC127905260 gene encoding uncharacterized protein LOC127905260; its protein translation is MGNTCNSCESTSVVTAKLIFEDGKLEEFSYSIRVSQIVRRNPKCFVCKADDMEFDEYVPAINENEHLQLGRLYFALPSSWLNNPLSTEQMAALAVKANSALKMSTRGGFCWCWIKKVDPAIEWSSKSPSDETSPMVAAGTHSDGGGFVAERRGKSGGRERKSTTRLTPRLSAILEE